In Streptococcus parasuis, the following proteins share a genomic window:
- the ruvX gene encoding Holliday junction resolvase RuvX: MRIMGLDVGSKTVGVAISDPLGFTAQGLEIIPIDEDKGEFGLERLTELVEQYKVDKFVVGLPKNMNNTSGPRVEASQAYGDLLTERYKLPVDYQDERLTTVAAERMLIEQADISRGKRKKVIDKLAAQLILQNYLDRTF, encoded by the coding sequence ATGAGAATAATGGGATTAGATGTTGGTTCTAAAACTGTAGGGGTCGCTATTTCAGATCCATTAGGTTTTACAGCTCAAGGTTTGGAAATCATTCCGATTGATGAAGACAAGGGTGAATTTGGCTTGGAACGATTGACAGAGCTTGTTGAACAATACAAGGTTGATAAGTTCGTTGTTGGCTTACCAAAGAATATGAACAATACAAGTGGCCCTCGAGTAGAAGCTAGTCAAGCTTACGGTGATTTATTAACCGAGCGATACAAACTTCCGGTAGATTATCAGGACGAACGGTTGACAACTGTTGCAGCAGAGCGAATGCTAATTGAACAAGCAGACATTAGTCGAGGAAAACGTAAAAAAGTTATTGACAAATTAGCAGCTCAGCTGATTTTGCAAAATTATTTAGATAGAACATTTTAA
- the spx gene encoding transcriptional regulator Spx — MIKIYTVSSCTSCKKAKNWLNAHQLSYNEHNLGKEAITKEEILNILTKTENGIASIVSSKNRYAKSLDFDIEELSVNEVIDLITSNPRILKSPILIDEKRLQVGYKEDDIRAFLPRSVRNVENAQARMRAAL; from the coding sequence ATGATAAAAATTTATACAGTATCTAGTTGTACCTCTTGTAAAAAAGCAAAGAATTGGTTGAATGCACATCAACTATCCTATAATGAACACAATTTGGGAAAAGAGGCAATTACAAAAGAAGAAATTCTTAACATCTTAACAAAGACTGAAAATGGGATTGCAAGCATTGTTTCATCGAAAAATCGTTATGCAAAAAGTTTAGATTTTGATATTGAGGAGTTAAGTGTGAACGAAGTAATCGATTTGATTACCTCTAATCCTCGCATTTTAAAAAGTCCAATATTAATTGATGAGAAAAGACTCCAAGTTGGCTATAAGGAAGATGATATCCGTGCATTTTTACCTCGTTCTGTAAGAAATGTTGAGAATGCACAGGCCCGCATGAGAGCAGCTTTATAA
- a CDS encoding DUF1292 domain-containing protein, with the protein MAHHHDHEHDHNHDEPELITLVDDQGNETLFEILLTIDGQEEFGKNYVLLIPASAEEDENGEVEIQAYSYIENENGTEGDLQPIPEDATAEWDMIEEVFNSFMEEE; encoded by the coding sequence ATGGCACACCATCACGATCATGAACATGACCATAATCACGACGAACCTGAATTGATTACTTTAGTAGACGATCAAGGTAATGAAACACTTTTTGAAATCTTGTTGACAATTGATGGTCAGGAAGAATTTGGAAAGAACTACGTCCTCCTGATTCCTGCTAGTGCAGAAGAGGATGAGAACGGAGAAGTTGAAATCCAAGCCTACTCATACATTGAAAATGAGAACGGCACAGAAGGCGATTTGCAACCTATCCCAGAAGACGCAACAGCAGAATGGGATATGATTGAAGAAGTTTTCAACAGCTTTATGGAAGAGGAATAA
- a CDS encoding nucleotidyltransferase family protein, with protein MSGELEKYLRANSDIIRILEIVRELDLKDSWLCAGTIRNFIWNQYHFDRTTDVDIVFFDEGISYEKTLEIENYLHYMYPEYKWELKNQVFMHIHSPNSLPYQSSKDAIEKFPERCTAVGVRLLKEGNMELFAPFGLEDIYQYRVRPTPHFLADKNRMQLYKTRASKKNWDHKWPQIIISFEE; from the coding sequence ATGAGTGGAGAACTGGAAAAGTATTTGAGAGCAAACTCAGATATCATTAGGATTTTGGAAATCGTTAGGGAACTTGATTTAAAAGATTCTTGGCTATGTGCTGGGACGATTCGTAATTTCATCTGGAATCAATACCATTTTGATAGGACAACTGATGTTGATATTGTATTCTTTGACGAAGGAATATCCTATGAAAAAACTTTAGAAATAGAAAACTATTTGCATTATATGTATCCAGAATATAAATGGGAATTAAAAAATCAGGTCTTTATGCATATTCACAGTCCGAACAGTCTTCCTTACCAGTCATCAAAAGATGCAATTGAAAAATTTCCAGAAAGATGTACAGCTGTTGGTGTACGACTGCTAAAAGAGGGAAACATGGAGCTGTTTGCCCCATTTGGACTGGAGGATATCTATCAATATAGAGTACGGCCTACCCCTCATTTTTTAGCGGACAAAAACCGTATGCAGTTGTATAAAACGAGAGCTTCTAAGAAGAACTGGGATCACAAATGGCCGCAAATAATCATTTCATTTGAAGAATAG
- a CDS encoding IreB family regulatory phosphoprotein — MGFTEETVRFRLDDTDKQEISKTLISVYRSLEEKGYNPINQIIGYVLSGDPAYIPRYNDARNQIRKHERDEIIEELVRYYLKGNGIDL; from the coding sequence ATGGGATTCACGGAAGAAACTGTTCGTTTTCGTCTAGATGATACCGATAAGCAGGAAATCAGCAAAACATTGATTAGTGTTTATCGTTCTTTGGAAGAGAAGGGCTACAATCCAATTAACCAAATCATCGGTTATGTATTGAGCGGGGACCCTGCTTATATTCCGCGTTATAATGACGCGCGTAACCAGATTCGTAAGCATGAACGTGATGAAATCATTGAAGAATTGGTACGCTATTACCTGAAAGGGAATGGGATAGACCTTTAA
- a CDS encoding sigma-70 family RNA polymerase sigma factor: MKFEQTYAKVSGIVHKARQEFYIKLWEKSDWDQEGMMVLYELLEKQPQLYDDKEKLYVYFKVKFRNHIKDVIRKQESYKRKFDRMAHEDIHDLSHVVKSPGLVNDEFILLQDMLQSYRQQLNSEQLEQYEKLMAGQSFSGRKQMIRDLQDYLADFK, encoded by the coding sequence ATGAAATTTGAACAAACTTATGCAAAGGTTAGTGGTATTGTACATAAGGCTCGTCAAGAATTTTATATCAAGTTATGGGAAAAGTCAGACTGGGATCAAGAAGGAATGATGGTATTATATGAATTATTAGAAAAACAACCCCAGCTATATGATGATAAAGAAAAATTATATGTATATTTTAAAGTAAAATTTAGAAATCATATAAAGGATGTTATACGCAAGCAAGAAAGTTACAAAAGAAAATTTGACAGAATGGCACATGAAGACATCCATGACCTATCCCATGTTGTGAAATCACCTGGACTGGTTAACGATGAATTTATTCTTCTGCAAGATATGTTACAGTCTTATCGGCAACAGTTAAATTCAGAACAACTAGAGCAATACGAAAAATTGATGGCAGGGCAGAGTTTTAGTGGCCGAAAACAAATGATTCGTGATTTGCAAGACTATTTAGCAGATTTTAAATAA
- the recA gene encoding recombinase RecA, which produces MAKKPGKKLEDITKKFGDERKKALDDALKSIEKDFGKGAVMRLGERAEQKVQVMSSGSLSIDIALGAGGYPKGRIIEIYGPESSGKTTVALHAVAQAQKEGGIAAFIDAEHALDPAYAAALGVNIDELLLSQPDSGEQGLEIAGKLIDSGAVDLVVVDSVAALVPRAEIDGDIGDSHVGLQARMMSQAMRKLSASINKTKTIAIFINQLREKVGVMFGNPETTPGGRALKFYASVRMDVRGNTQIKGTGDQKDQNVGKETKVKIVKNKVAPPFKEAVVEIMYGEGISRTGELIEIGSNLGIIQKAGAWYSYNGEKIGQGSENAKKFLADNPAIFDEIDRKIRIHYGLIEADEEQEVVEAEEKTIAVEDIQDVVLDLDGGIELED; this is translated from the coding sequence TTGGCTAAGAAACCAGGAAAAAAACTAGAAGATATTACAAAAAAATTTGGAGATGAACGTAAAAAAGCGCTGGATGATGCACTAAAATCTATTGAAAAAGATTTTGGTAAGGGAGCTGTCATGCGTCTCGGTGAACGTGCAGAGCAAAAGGTTCAAGTTATGAGCTCAGGTAGTCTGTCTATTGATATTGCGCTTGGGGCAGGTGGTTATCCCAAAGGGCGTATCATTGAAATTTATGGTCCAGAAAGTTCAGGTAAGACAACAGTTGCTCTTCATGCTGTGGCTCAAGCACAGAAAGAAGGTGGAATTGCAGCCTTTATTGATGCAGAACATGCTTTGGATCCAGCCTATGCAGCAGCCCTAGGGGTAAATATTGATGAATTACTTTTGTCGCAACCAGACTCAGGGGAACAAGGTCTTGAGATTGCAGGTAAGTTGATTGACTCTGGCGCGGTTGACTTAGTTGTCGTTGACTCTGTAGCAGCTCTTGTACCTCGTGCAGAAATTGATGGTGATATTGGTGATAGTCACGTAGGTTTGCAAGCACGCATGATGAGTCAGGCTATGCGTAAGCTGTCAGCTTCTATCAACAAGACCAAGACAATTGCTATCTTTATCAACCAGTTACGTGAAAAAGTTGGGGTGATGTTTGGTAACCCTGAAACAACACCTGGTGGACGTGCTCTTAAGTTCTATGCATCTGTTCGTATGGATGTCCGCGGAAATACGCAGATCAAAGGTACTGGCGATCAAAAAGATCAAAACGTTGGTAAGGAAACCAAGGTCAAGATTGTGAAGAATAAGGTAGCTCCTCCGTTTAAGGAAGCTGTCGTTGAAATCATGTATGGAGAGGGAATTTCTCGCACAGGTGAATTAATCGAGATCGGTAGCAACCTTGGTATTATTCAAAAAGCAGGTGCCTGGTATTCTTATAATGGAGAAAAAATCGGACAAGGCTCTGAAAATGCTAAGAAATTCTTGGCAGACAATCCAGCAATCTTTGATGAAATCGACCGTAAGATTCGTATTCACTATGGTTTGATTGAAGCGGATGAAGAACAAGAAGTAGTGGAAGCAGAAGAAAAGACGATTGCTGTTGAAGATATACAAGATGTTGTACTTGATCTAGATGGTGGCATTGAGTTAGAAGATTAG
- a CDS encoding competence/damage-inducible protein A, which produces MKAELIAVGTEILTGQIVNTNAQFLSEKCAELGIDVYFHTAVGDNEQRLLSVLEIASKRSDMVILCGGLGPTEDDLTKQTLATFLQKELVVDELAMAKLDRFFASRPGRVRTPNNERQAQIVEGSQALQNPAGLAVGGMLEQDGVTYIVLPGPPSELKAMFSESLLPFLTQSQQQLYSRVLRFFGIGESQLVTVLADLIDKQTDPTLAPYAKVGEVTLRLSTKADSQEEANVRLNQLEEEILQRDHLRDFFYAYGDDNSLVKTVATLLEEEKQSLGILEHGTGGLLQAELSLALAGQPYYSGGKIIGQLGTESGGLSEEASRIREELQADLGLVVSVAVEPESTIDNVLARVYLALASTSGISKKEVDLGGYSWQYLRQLACLQALDFVRNTL; this is translated from the coding sequence ATGAAAGCAGAATTAATTGCTGTTGGAACAGAAATATTGACAGGTCAAATTGTGAATACGAATGCTCAATTCTTGTCAGAAAAATGTGCAGAGCTAGGTATTGATGTATACTTCCACACTGCTGTAGGTGATAATGAACAGCGACTATTGTCTGTACTTGAAATTGCAAGTAAACGGAGTGATATGGTCATTTTATGTGGTGGTTTAGGTCCAACTGAAGACGACTTGACTAAGCAAACTTTAGCAACATTTTTGCAAAAGGAGTTGGTTGTTGACGAACTAGCGATGGCAAAATTAGACCGTTTCTTTGCCAGTCGACCAGGTCGAGTTCGCACACCTAATAATGAGCGTCAAGCACAGATTGTGGAGGGAAGTCAGGCGCTACAGAACCCAGCTGGTTTAGCTGTTGGTGGTATGCTTGAGCAAGATGGTGTGACCTATATTGTTTTGCCCGGACCACCAAGTGAACTCAAGGCTATGTTTTCTGAGAGTCTGTTACCTTTTTTGACTCAATCTCAGCAGCAACTTTACTCGCGTGTCCTACGCTTTTTTGGCATTGGCGAAAGCCAGTTGGTAACTGTTTTGGCTGACTTGATTGACAAGCAGACAGACCCGACTCTTGCGCCTTATGCAAAAGTTGGAGAGGTGACGCTTCGTTTATCTACGAAGGCAGATAGTCAGGAAGAAGCGAACGTGCGTTTGAATCAGTTGGAAGAAGAGATATTGCAACGTGACCATTTGAGAGATTTTTTCTATGCATATGGGGATGATAATAGTTTGGTTAAAACCGTAGCGACTCTTTTAGAGGAAGAGAAACAATCTTTGGGCATCCTAGAGCATGGAACAGGTGGTTTATTACAAGCAGAATTGAGTCTGGCTTTGGCTGGTCAGCCGTATTATAGCGGAGGAAAAATCATCGGTCAGCTAGGGACAGAATCGGGCGGGTTATCAGAAGAAGCAAGTCGTATTCGGGAGGAACTACAAGCTGATTTAGGGCTAGTAGTGTCGGTGGCAGTCGAGCCAGAATCAACAATAGACAACGTACTTGCTAGAGTATATCTAGCCTTGGCCAGTACCTCGGGGATTTCCAAAAAAGAGGTAGATTTAGGAGGTTATTCATGGCAATACCTTCGACAACTTGCTTGTTTACAGGCGTTAGATTTTGTACGAAACACTTTGTGA